From Spiroplasma endosymbiont of Amphimallon solstitiale:
ATTAATTCTACACCCAGAAAATCACTATCTTATAAAAGACCAATAGATTTAATACAATTATTTTAAAAAACTGAGGCTTTTTAGAAATCTGTGTATCTTTGTTTTACAAAGTACTAGTTCAGATTAATTCTGTCTTCAAATTTTATCATAAAATGAGCAATTGCTGTATTTCAATTTTGAATAGGCAATGTTCATTTTTTTGTTATATTTTCAATTGCTAAATAAAATATTTTAAAAACTGACATATCATTAGGAAAAGCTTTTTTGTTTCTAATAACTTTTCGTAATTGACTATTAACAGATTCAATAGCATTTGTTGTATAAATTACTCTTTTGATTTCTGCAGGATAACTAATAAAAATCATCAAATTTTCTCAATTTTTATATCAAGATTTAGCAATTTGGGGATATTGTTTATTTCATTTACTTTCAAATGATTCTAAAGCTTGCATTGCTTGTTCTTCACTACATGCACTATAAATTGGTTTTAAATCTGTAACTAGAGTTTTTCGATGTTTGTATGAAACATATTTTAAACTATTTCGAATTTGATGAACAATGCATAATTGATGTTCTGTTTTAGGATAAACTGCTTGTATTGCTTCTGACATGCCTGTTAAATTATCACTACAAGCAATCAAAATATCATTTAAGCCTCGATTTTTCATTTCTGTGAAATTAGCTAATCAAAATTTAGCACCTTCATTTTCACTAATTCATAAGCCTAAAACATCTTTTTTACCTTCTAAATCAACTCCTAATGCTATATAAACTGATTTATTAATAATCCGTTTATCTTGTCGAACTTTAACTACTATACAATCAAAATAAACAATCGGATAAATGCTTTCTAATGGTCGATTTTGTCATGTTTTGACATCATCAATAACATCATCAGTAATTTGACTAATAACACTTTCACTAATATCAGCACCATGATATAACTCTTGTAACTGCATTCTAATGTCAGATAGAGTCATACCTTTTGCATATAGTGAAAGCACTTGTTGATCAAAACCATCAAATCTTCGCTGTCTTTTTGCAACTATTACAGGAGTAAAATCACTATTGCGATCTCTTGGTACATCAATCTCAATTTTACCTTGTTGAGTTATTAATTTTTTTGAACTTGTACCATTACGAGCATTTTCAGTATTACTATGTTGATTTTTTTCATATCCTAAATAATTTTGCATTTCAGAATTCAACATTTTTTCAACTAAACGTTTTGTTAATTCTTTATATAAACCCCCTTCTTTAAAAACTGTTGTTAAATCTTCAGTATTTTCTAATAATAAATCTACTGCTTTTGATATTGGATCATTATTATTAATATTTTGTTTTTTAGCCATCTGTAACTCACTCTTTCTAGTCATTTAATTATATTTACTAGAATTAATTAAACATAGTTATTTTTGTAAGTTACACAGATTACTAAACATTGCCAATAAACTGTCCCATTTATATTTACAATTCAGGATTTTTCTTTTGTGATAAATCAACTGTACTTATTTGTTCTTTAACTTCTAATTTTTTACCATTGGTAGGGTCTCATGGATAAACACTTACTCTATCACTTAATTTCATAGTCATAGCAGTTGTTGAAACATTTGCACCTAATAATTTACCAATAGTAAAATCATTATCATTTGTAAAAGCATTTAATGGAATTAAACCACCATTACCAATAATACTTTCTAAATTACTTGTAAAAAATGCTGACATAAAGCCATTAAAATATAACATTTTTTTATATTGTTGAGCATTTTGAGTAATAACTCAACTACTTCAAATACCTAATGTTAAAGCATTTAATAATTTACCAATTAAAGGAATATCACTTAATGCAACTTGACATATCTACATTATAATTACCAGAGATATTATTTATATTTCATTCACTATCTCAAAAAAATTTAGCTTCTCCTACTGATGTACCATTACTTAATCTTGCTTTATCTTTATCAAAAGAAAGCATACCTTTAAAATCTTTTGTTACAAATAAATTATCTTGAAAATTTAATGAAGTTTTTAATCATTCTGTAAAATTTTTAAAATTAGTAAATCCAGTAGGTTGTGCATTCATAATATTATAAAATGTAGTTTCTGGATGACTACTTGTTGTTATTTTATCATTTATTCCAGCAAGTAAACCACCATTATTTTTAATATTAGTTGTAGATTTTTCATTATTACCAGCAATAAATAATCTTCTTGAAGCAAATACTTTACTTTCAAATATTTCTTCATTATTTTGTTGAATAGGCTCTTGTCCTTGAATTATTGGTCTTCCATAATAATAACAACTTGATAATAATTCTAATCCATATGATTGTCTATGACTATATCTTACTCCTATATCACGCATTAAAGTACGATTTAAGGTTACTTTTCCTTTTTCAATAGTAGGGAAGCATAACCACTACCCGGGCTTGCATATTGTACAAAATCAAGTGTATTTTGACCAGTAGAAACTACTCTATCATTTAAACTACTAAAAGTTAAAACTTGCATACTAAATGCACCATTATAAGGACTATAATAATTTGTTACATTTGAAATATATAATAATTGTCTATCTTGATTTTTACCACTATTACCACCAATATTTTCATTTTCATCATTAAATACAACAAAAAATTGTAAATAATCATCAATTGTAATATGTTCTTCAAACATTACTAAAGTATATTGTCTTTTTGTTTGTACTGTTTTAAATATTTGATTATTTGGTAAATTACTAAAATCAACACCACTTGTATCATCAATTAAATAAGCATTTCAATAATCACCAATTTTATATTGTTTTGTATAAAATTCATCTTGTCCACTACGTTTATGAGTTATAGGGTCAATTTTACCTTTATTTTTTTGATATATTTTTGTACTATTTTTTCAAATACATACAACTGGAGTAGTACCAGTTAATATTAATTCATATTGACCAAAATCACTTATTTTACTATTAATTGGTTTATAACCAGTTTCAGTTAAAGGAATTGCACCATTATTAATAATAAATGGAAATATTTTTCAATAACTACATCTTTTAATTAGCAATTGTTGTCTTTTTAATTGAAGATGTAGATGTTTCATTAATTGAATTTGTTGATGTATCATTTTCTTTTTCTCCTAATAATTTTATTTCTTCTTTATCTTCTTCCATTATTTCTTTATAATGTTTTTTTGCTTGTTGTTTTGTTACTTCATCTAATTCAGCAATAGCTTGTGTATATGATATTGTTCTATCTACTAATCTTTGACTAATCATTTCTTGTTTTAATAATTGGTCAGTCATAGCAATAGGTAAAAATTTAAAACTATAAGGTCTATCACCAATACCATTTCATAAATTTTCATGAATTAATAACATATCAAAAAATCTATAAAAATAATATGAATAATGACTTATTTTAGTTTCTGTAGTTTCCATATCATTTTTATTATTAAATAATGATTTAATTTTATTTTCATAATTTACACCAGAAAATTCATTATAATCATACCCTGCACCATTTCAAATATCTTTTCCTAAATCATCTTTATCTAAAATATAATTACTAGCTTTAAAATCACCTTGAATAACTTCCATACCACCAGCACCAGATTTATTATATCCAGCAGTACCAACATTAACTACAATATTTTTTTTAGGATTATCAATTATTTTTCCATGTTCAATCATATTTTTAACAGTTTCATTATCAAATGCACCAAATAAAGTAGTAACATTTAATTCTCTATCAACATTTCTTTGAGTATATGATTTATGATAATATTCAATTAAATTTCAAACTGGATAAGTATCTGGATAAGCATTTAAAGTTGTTGAATTACCATAAAAATTAACCATTGGTAAATTTGTTATTTCTAATATTGGTAAATAATTTCAAGGATTTTTAATTTCATAACTATATTTTGGTATTAAATTAGGTTTTAATTTTGTATGTGCTGTTCCTAAAATAATTTCTTTTTCATTTTTATCATCATTTTTATAAGTTTCAAATCTTATTTTTCCATTTTCAGCAATTACTCAAGTTAAAGTTGCACTATCTGCTTGTTCATTTATAAAAAAGAATTCTGCACATTGTTCTTCTTCATTATATTTAGCAACTCTACCAGCAAATGAATTAGGTAATACTTTTAAACTTGTACTATTATCTTTATAAATAATAGGCATTATATATACTTTTCCAAGTAAACTTTCTTGTATTCCAAATTTATATAATTTTTCAAATCATTTATCACTAATAATTTTATTAGTAAAATATTTTAAAATATTTTCTTTTTCACTATCAAATAATAAACCTTTACCTAATCATAATTTAGTTGATTTTTGAGCAATTCTCATAGGAATATCACTATATCATTCTCTTCTATTACAAGAAAGATATTCTAATGGATTATTCATTTTTATCACTCTCCAAATTTATTTTTATTAATTAATAATTCATTATTAATATTATTAATTAATCATTTCATTTTATGCATTGAAGCATACATTCTTGCATCTCAACAATTATCATATAAATCAAGCATTTGTGGTTCATTATTTGAATTTTCTAATTTAGATTTTGCTAATCATTGCATTTTTGATAATTCTTCATGTGTATTAGGACAT
This genomic window contains:
- a CDS encoding IS256 family transposase, which codes for MAKKQNINNNDPISKAVDLLLENTEDLTTVFKEGGLYKELTKRLVEKMLNSEMQNYLGYEKNQHSNTENARNGTSSKKLITQQGKIEIDVPRDRNSDFTPVIVAKRQRRFDGFDQQVLSLYAKGMTLSDIRMQLQELYHGADISESVISQITDDVIDDVKTWQNRPLESIYPIVYFDCIVVKVRQDKRIINKSVYIALGVDLEGKKDVLGLWISENEGAKFWLANFTEMKNRGLNDILIACSDNLTGMSEAIQAVYPKTEHQLCIVHQIRNSLKYVSYKHRKTLVTDLKPIYSACSEEQAMQALESFESKWNKQYPQIAKSWYKNWENLMIFISYPAEIKRVIYTTNAIESVNSQLRKVIRNKKAFPNDMSVFKIFYLAIENITKKWTLPIQNWNTAIAHFMIKFEDRINLN